The genomic region TTGTTATAGGATTTTTAGAGTATCTCCATATAATCTCATTTTTATCTTTCCTTTCTTCCCAAGGTATCATTTTTTCACCTCTTTTACAGAATTTCTTTCTATTATTTCAGTTGGTAAAATAATCTTTCTTTTTACTTTACTTCCATTTCCTTCTATTCTTTCAACTAGCAATTTTGCTGCATTTTCACCCATTTCTTTTCTAGGTTGGTGAACCGTTGTTAATGGAGGGTATAAATACTTAGAATATTTATCATTATCAAATCCTATTATTGAAATATCATCTGGTATTGAATATCCAGCTTCATATATTGCTCTTGTTCCACCTAATGCACTTTGATCATTTATAAAAAAAATTGCCGAAAAATCCTTCCCATTTTTTTCTAAATATTTTTTTATAGAACTATATCCACCCTCAAACTGAAAATCACCTTCTAAAATTTTCAAGTTAACTTCATATTTTTTAGAAAAATCAATAACAGCTTTCTCTCTAACTTTAGCTGAATATACTTCCCTCTCCCCGCTTACAAAAAGTATATCTCTATGTCCTTTATTATACAAATATTTCATAGCAATGTATGCAGAATGATAATTATCAATTCCTACAGTATCAACATTTATATCACTATCATTTCTATCCACAGCAACTACTGGAATAGCAGATCTAATAAGTTTTTCTATATGTTTATCATCATTTTTTGTAGTACAAATAATAATTCCATCCACTCTTCTTGAAAAAAATTGTTCTAAAATTTCTATTTCTTTATTCAAAAGCAAATGTGTGGAAGTTACAAAACTATCATATCCATGTTTAGACAATTCTAATTCAATACTTTCAGAAATCATATTATAATGATTCCCTAAAAGATTCGGAACAATAATTCCTACAAGATAATGTAATTTTTTCCTTGCAACCTGAGGGGGCTGATAATGATATTCTTGTAAAGCTTTAAGTACTTTTTTCCTTGTTTCTTCTGAAACATTTTCAGCACCATTTATTACTCTTGAAATTGTTGCAATAGATATACCGATTTTTTTAGATATTTCCCTCAAAGTTGCCATTTTTCTCACTCCTATTCCAAATTATATGGATATTTAATATAATTAAGCAAATAATTATTTATTCCTTTGTTTTCAATTATATCTTTATACACAAAATAAGCAGGTTTACATGTTCTTACTTTAGTATCATAATCAACATGAATTAAACCAAACCTTTTTGAAAATCCTTCTGGCCATTCGTAATTATCTAATATTGACCAATACATATAACCTTTTACATTTGCTCCTAATTCAATAGATTCATGAATATTTATTAAATGAGAAATTATGAAATAAGGTTGAATATCTCCTTTATCAGAAATACCATTTTCAGTAATATACATTATTGGATTATTATATCTTCCTTTAATTTCTAAAATAATGTTCTTTAATCCTAAAGGATAAACTTCCCATCCCATATCAGTTACAGGTTTATCTGTCTTAATTAATTTACCATTACAAGAGTATCCATATCCATCTACAACTTTCCATTTATTATCATGTTTTTTTACAACAGTTCTTGTATAATAATTTATTCCTAAAAAATCTGTTTTACCTTTCATATCTTCTCTGAACTTTTTACTTCCATCAATATGAAAATCTAAATTCCCTCTAAAAATCATGTCAGTAAAATGATAATTATTAAAATATTTTGCATCTTCAACAACCTCTATATCCTCAGGAGATTCAGGATCAATCCATGTAAAGGAATATATAAATCCTATAGGTTTTTTTGTATATTTTTTCATTGCATCATATGCTCTACAATGAGCTTCTGCTTGATGTTTTTGAGCTAATTTATAATACTCTTCATTTATTATTGATGGTGGGAATCCTGACTTTGGTTGTAAATATGCTAAAGAAGATACGATTTGTGGTTCATTCATAGTAGACCAAAAATCTACAATTTCATCTAATTCATTGGCTAGAAACGCTCCATATTTAGTAAATTCAATTACTGTATTTTTATCAACCCAACCAAAAGGAGCTTTATGATATAAGTTAACATTAATAGGATCGTGTATCCATAATGGCAATGAAAAATGATTTAAATCCACCATTACTTTAATGTTTTTTTCTTTAAGATCAATAATTATTTTTTTATAATGCTCTAAAGCTTCTAAATTTGCTAATTTTTTTAATTCTAAAATAGCATTTTCATCAACTTCTATAGAAATAATATCATCATTCTTTTCAATGACTTTTGTTTTTACCTCAAAGGTTGGATTTGGAAATATTCTTGACCATTCAATACCAATTCTTACAATATTCAGTCCTAATTTTTCCATTAATTTATTATCTTTTTTATACAATTCCCAATAATTTGTTCCATTTTCTGGAAAATCTCCACTCACTAATCCAGCATTTATTATTCTTTCATCATGGGTCCATTTAAACCAATCAGTATTTTTATCTATTACTTTTCCACCCATCTCAAATTGAAATCCAGACATCGAAATTCCAAATAAAAAATCTTCAGGGAATTTTTTCATATTATACCTCCAATATTTTCTCATTAATTATTTATTCAATAAAAAATTTTTATACCACAAAGCACTATCTTTTAAATATCTTTTTTGAGTATTATAATCAACATATACTAAACCAAATCTTTTTGAATATCCATGTGCCCATTCAAAATTATCCATTAATGACCAAATAAAATATCCTCTCAAATCTACTCCATCTTTTATTGCATCTAATGTTGATTTAAAATGATCTTTTATATAATTTATCCTATAATCATCATGAATTTGTTCGTTTTCTAATTTATCTGGTCCAGCCATTCCATTTTCTGTTATATATAATGGTAATTTATATTTATTATTAAATTCTACTAGCTTATCGTATAATCCTTTTGGGTATATCTCCCATCCCATTTCAGTTTTTGGTAATGGACCTTCTGCATGCTTGAATTTTAAAGGATGATTTTCATCATATGATATTACTTGTCTTGAATAATAATTTACTCCAAAGAAATCTATTGTTTGTGAAATAATATCAAAATCATTTTCTGGTATATCTAATTTTATATTTTTTAAAGAATTTACTGCTTCTTCAGGATATTTACCATATACTATTGGATCATGATACCATCCATTTATATATTGATCAACTAATTTTGCAGCTTGTATATCTTTTTCATCATTTGATAATGATTCTACCTTTGTTACTACATTTGTTATTCCTATTTTTCCATCTTTTACAATATCTCTAAATGCAATAACTGCTTTTCCATGAGATCTTAAAAGATTATGAGCTACATAAAATGATTCTTGGAAATCTTTATGACCAGGAGCATGCTCTCCAACAAAATATCCTAAAAATGCAGAACACCATGGTTCATTTAAAGTTATCCAATGTTTTACTCTATCTCCTAATTTGTTAAACATTAATGATGCATAATCTTGAAAATAATTTGCTATATCTGGATTTAACCACCCATTTTTTTCTTTGTATAAATATAATGGTAAATCCCAATGATATAATGTAATAAAAGGTGTAATATTATTTTCTAATAATTTATCAACAAGCTTTTGATAGAAATCTATACCTTTTTCATTGGGTTTTATACCATCAGTCATAACCCTTGGCCATGAAATAGAAAATCTATATGCATCAACACCTATGTCTTTCATTATTTCAATATCTTCTTCATATCTATGATAATGATCACATGCTACATCACCATTATCTCCATTCTTTGTTTTTCCTGGTGTATGTGAAAATTCATCCCATATTGACGGACTTCTATCCTCTATTCCACCTTCTATTTGATATGATGCTGTTGCTGTTCCAAATTTAAATTCTTTTGGAAAATCTGTTCTTTTCATTTTACTACCTCACTTTCACAATATGATTTTTTTCAAATTCCATATATATATCATCATAACTTTTATTTTTTAAATAAAATTTTTTTATTTCATACTCTACAGTTTCTGGTAAAAATTGTTCATTAGGATCCCATTTTTTATCTATTTCAGGAACAGAATTTAACAACATTTTTGTATATGGATGAATAGGATTATTATATACATCGTATGTATCTCCCTGTTCAACAATTTCTCCTTTATACATTATTAAAGATCTATCGCTTAAATAATATCCTAATGATAAATCATGGGTTATAAAAATAATAGACATCCCTGTTTTTTCTCTTATATCAGATAATAAGTTTAAGACATCTATTCTTGTAGAAGCATCTAACATACTTATTAGTTCATCTGCAACTAGTATTTTTGTATTCATTAACAAAGCTCTAGCTATTAACAACCTTTGTAATTGTCCCCCACTTAATTGATGAGGATATTTGCCTAAGATATTGGTTGGATTCATACCAACTTGATTAATAACTTTTTCTATTTTTTCTTTTCTATTTTTTTCATCTGGATAGAATGTTTCAAAAACCATATTAAACACTCTATCAACTTTGAATAAAGTATTAAAAGAAGAAAAAGGATCTTGGAATATAGCTTGCACGTTTCTATAATACTCCTTTGTATCATCTATATCCCAAATATTTTTATTTAAAAATAATATTTCACCATATGTAGGCTTTAATAATCTCAATATCATTTTTCCTACAGTTGTTTTCCCACTTCCACTCTCACCAATCAAAGATAAAATTTCACCTTTTTTTATATTAAAAGATACATTATTTACAGCTTTAAATTTATTCTTACCAAAAAAATCTGTTCCAAATTCTTTTGTTATATTTTTTAATTCCATATATATTTCACTCATTATTTTCACCTACATTCCAACAAGCTACTTGATGTCCATCTTCATATGTTTTTATTGGTGGATTTTTTAAACACTTTTCATTAGCCAATGGGCATCTAAATCTAAATCGACAGCCTTCCTCAATATTCAACAAATTAGGTGGTGTCCCTTTTATACTAGATAATTTTTTTTCTTTTATTCTTATGTCGCTTTTTGGTATAGCCTTTATCAATGCTTTTGTATATGGATGTTTAGGATTGTTTAATATTGTTTCTGTTTTTCCAATTTCTGCTATTCTTCCGGCATACATAATCATAATTCTATCTGCTATTTGATTAAGAACAGCTACATCATGAGTAATAAATATCATAGATTTAACTATATTCATATCTCTAAATTTAACTAACATATTACAAACAAATCTTTGCGAGCTAACATCTAATGCTGAAGTTACTTCATCAGCAATTAACAAATCTGGATCTAATAAAGTCGAAATAACCATTATAACTCTTTGTTTCATACCTCCAGATAATTCAACAGAATATCTATCTATTACATCTGGATCTAAATTTACTAATTTCATTCTTTCCTTTACTTTTTTAAAAAATTCTTCATTTGGAATAATCCCGTGTTCTCTAACAAGATCTGAGATAAATGTTTTTATTCTTTTTGTAGGACTAAATGCATCCATTGCATATTGAGGTATAATAGATATATTTTTAAATCTTATATTTTTCATTTCTTTTTTTGATAAATTCATTATATTTATTCCATTTAAATTTGCCTCTCCAGATATATAATTCATAGGTGGTTTTAATAATATTAAACTGTTTCCCAAGGTACTTTTACCACATCCTGATTCTCCAGCTATTCCTAAAATTTCCCCTTGGTTTATATGAAAAGTAACGTCATCTATTGCTTTTACATACCCTTTTAACGTTTTATAATACACTTTTAAATTTTTTACGTCTAAAACTTTATTCATTAATATCACATCTCCCGTAATTTTGGATTGAATACTTCATCTAAACCTGTATTAATAAAATATAAGGAGGTTACTAATAATGTAATAACTAGCCCAGGAATAATAGCCCACCACCACATTCCAAGTTGAATTGCATTCCAATCTCTAGCAACTTGCATAATTAAACCTAAGGATATTCCTTTCGTTGGACCTAATCCTATAAAATCTAAAGTTACTGCTGATAATATAGCTCCTCCAAATTGAAGAATATAAACCATAAATATATATGAAAACATATTAGAAGCAATATCTTGTAATATTATTTTTCTAGTTGGTAATGCTGAAATTCTTGATAAATTTACAAAATCCTTATTTTTAATTGACATTGTTAAAGATCTTACAGCTCTTGCTGTCCATGGCCAATTTGTTAGCCCTATAATTACACTTTCAAAAACCATACCTCTAAATGATAAATATGCCGATATAATAATTAGAACCGCTAATGTAGGAATAACAAGCATGATATTTGTAATCATCATTAATGATTCATCTACCCATTTACCTTTGTATCCTGATAAAAAACCCACAAACAAACCTATTATTGTTGCAAGTGTTCCACCAAAAAAGCCTACAAAATATGAACTACGCAATCCATATACTAATTGCGTAAAAATGTCATGACCAAAAATATTTGTCCCCAACCAAAATTCTTTACTTGGAGGCATATATCCAGGGCCAGCATATTCCAACGGATCATATTTTGCAAAATATGGTCCAATTAAGCCTAATAAAAGAAAAAATGTGAATATTGTCATTCCTATAATAACTTTTTTATTTTTTAATGCAAAATATAAATTTTCATATTTTTTTAGATTTAATTTCATTTTAAACCTCCTCGACATACGAGTATCTTATTCGTGGATCTATAAATACATATATTACATCAACTATAAAATTACCAGCTAAAACCATTATTACAATAACTAAAAAAATTCCCTGAATCAAAAAATAATCTTGATTTTGTATTGCTTGCAATAATAAGAACCCTAAACCTGGATATGAAAAAACACTTTGTGTTGTTAAAGATCCTAATATTATAGTTCCTAACTGTAATGCTAAACCTGTTACTTGTGGCAAAATCGCATTTCTAAAAGCATATCTTCTAATTAATTTATCTGATGCACCTAATGCTTCCATATATTTTGAATAATTTGAACCCATTTCATATATAATCATATTTCTCATACCTATAGCCCAACCGCCCATCATTACCAAAAACAATGATAAAAATGGCAAAGCTAAATGGTATAAAAAATCTAAAATAAATTCCAATGTAAATGATGGTGTCATCGTATAACTATATGCTCCAGATAATGGAAATATGGGTATCATAAATCCTAAAAACCAAGCCATTAACATAGCCATCCAAAAATATGGAGAAGAAGTTAAGAAAAAGAAAAATGGTATAATCGAATTATCTGTTTTTTTATTTATTGCAGCTAAAGCTCCTAATTTATTTCCGGCAAACCAACTTAATATTATTGCTGGAACTAATAAGACTATATCATATAAGATAGAGCCTTTTATAATATCCACTACACTTTTTGGATATAAAAATACACTAACTCCTAGATCTCCTTTAAATAAAGAAATCCAAAAATTAACATATTGTTTCCATAATGGTTGATCTAATCCAAATGCTTTAGTGAAATATGTATTTAATTTTTCTGTAGCCTCTGGAAGGCCTGAAAATCTTGATAATAATAATGAAACAGGATTTCCCGGCATAAAGCGAGGAATAGCCCAATCAATAGAAACTGCAACAAAAAATGTTATTATATATATTAATATTTTTTTTCTTAGATATTTTCCCATTATAATCCTCCTGTTTATTTATATGCCCCAACCCTTTCGAGTTGGAGCGATTTATTATTCAAATATTATTTTGCAGGTTTTAAATTTAATAACATTATGTTTCCGCCAACTTGCCATCTTCCTCCCCACAATGATGGCCATGCTACTGGATTCTCTTCACTTGGATAATTTGTCCAATACTTTTCACTTGCTTGGAACCACATTCCGTTATACCAAAGAGGAATAACAGGCATTTCTTCTAAGAATATTTTTTCAATTTTTAATGCAATCTCTTTACCTTTCTCTTCATCTCTTGTTTTATTAAATTCATTTACTAGATCAAATAATTCTTGATTAACATATCTTCCCCAATTTCCACCATATTCTTTTTCATTGTTAACTTGATTTGATTCAAATAACCAGTTAAAATATGTCCAAGGTGTTGATGAAACATTACTATTGAAATTATTAATTAACATATCAAAAGTTGCAGAATTCATATCTTCCATGTATTTTCCATAATCAGGGAATTTTGGTTCAGCTTTAATTCCGATTTTTTCAAAATCAGCTGAGATATTTTTAATAGATTCCATCCAGTCTGTCCAACCAAAAGGAACAATTATAGTTAAATCTATTTTTTTACCATCAGGTGTTTCTCTAAAACCATCATTATCAATGTCTTTATATCCTGCTTCATCTAAAATTTTATTTGCCATTGCTGGACTATATGTAAATCCGTATTCTTCAACTATTTTTTCATCATAATATTTCATCCATGATTCAATAGGCAAGAATCCTAATGGATTAGCTTTTTCAACTTGGAATTCAAAAACTCTTCTAATTATAGGTGCAACATTTATTGAATAAGCTAATGCTTTT from Marinitoga aeolica harbors:
- a CDS encoding ABC transporter ATP-binding protein; the protein is MNKVLDVKNLKVYYKTLKGYVKAIDDVTFHINQGEILGIAGESGCGKSTLGNSLILLKPPMNYISGEANLNGINIMNLSKKEMKNIRFKNISIIPQYAMDAFSPTKRIKTFISDLVREHGIIPNEEFFKKVKERMKLVNLDPDVIDRYSVELSGGMKQRVIMVISTLLDPDLLIADEVTSALDVSSQRFVCNMLVKFRDMNIVKSMIFITHDVAVLNQIADRIMIMYAGRIAEIGKTETILNNPKHPYTKALIKAIPKSDIRIKEKKLSSIKGTPPNLLNIEEGCRFRFRCPLANEKCLKNPPIKTYEDGHQVACWNVGENNE
- a CDS encoding ABC transporter permease → MKLNLKKYENLYFALKNKKVIIGMTIFTFFLLLGLIGPYFAKYDPLEYAGPGYMPPSKEFWLGTNIFGHDIFTQLVYGLRSSYFVGFFGGTLATIIGLFVGFLSGYKGKWVDESLMMITNIMLVIPTLAVLIIISAYLSFRGMVFESVIIGLTNWPWTARAVRSLTMSIKNKDFVNLSRISALPTRKIILQDIASNMFSYIFMVYILQFGGAILSAVTLDFIGLGPTKGISLGLIMQVARDWNAIQLGMWWWAIIPGLVITLLVTSLYFINTGLDEVFNPKLREM
- a CDS encoding GH1 family beta-glucosidase, with translation MKRTDFPKEFKFGTATASYQIEGGIEDRSPSIWDEFSHTPGKTKNGDNGDVACDHYHRYEEDIEIMKDIGVDAYRFSISWPRVMTDGIKPNEKGIDFYQKLVDKLLENNITPFITLYHWDLPLYLYKEKNGWLNPDIANYFQDYASLMFNKLGDRVKHWITLNEPWCSAFLGYFVGEHAPGHKDFQESFYVAHNLLRSHGKAVIAFRDIVKDGKIGITNVVTKVESLSNDEKDIQAAKLVDQYINGWYHDPIVYGKYPEEAVNSLKNIKLDIPENDFDIISQTIDFFGVNYYSRQVISYDENHPLKFKHAEGPLPKTEMGWEIYPKGLYDKLVEFNNKYKLPLYITENGMAGPDKLENEQIHDDYRINYIKDHFKSTLDAIKDGVDLRGYFIWSLMDNFEWAHGYSKRFGLVYVDYNTQKRYLKDSALWYKNFLLNK
- a CDS encoding ABC transporter permease → MGKYLRKKILIYIITFFVAVSIDWAIPRFMPGNPVSLLLSRFSGLPEATEKLNTYFTKAFGLDQPLWKQYVNFWISLFKGDLGVSVFLYPKSVVDIIKGSILYDIVLLVPAIILSWFAGNKLGALAAINKKTDNSIIPFFFFLTSSPYFWMAMLMAWFLGFMIPIFPLSGAYSYTMTPSFTLEFILDFLYHLALPFLSLFLVMMGGWAIGMRNMIIYEMGSNYSKYMEALGASDKLIRRYAFRNAILPQVTGLALQLGTIILGSLTTQSVFSYPGLGFLLLQAIQNQDYFLIQGIFLVIVIMVLAGNFIVDVIYVFIDPRIRYSYVEEV
- the bgaS gene encoding beta-galactosidase BgaS, giving the protein MKKFPEDFLFGISMSGFQFEMGGKVIDKNTDWFKWTHDERIINAGLVSGDFPENGTNYWELYKKDNKLMEKLGLNIVRIGIEWSRIFPNPTFEVKTKVIEKNDDIISIEVDENAILELKKLANLEALEHYKKIIIDLKEKNIKVMVDLNHFSLPLWIHDPINVNLYHKAPFGWVDKNTVIEFTKYGAFLANELDEIVDFWSTMNEPQIVSSLAYLQPKSGFPPSIINEEYYKLAQKHQAEAHCRAYDAMKKYTKKPIGFIYSFTWIDPESPEDIEVVEDAKYFNNYHFTDMIFRGNLDFHIDGSKKFREDMKGKTDFLGINYYTRTVVKKHDNKWKVVDGYGYSCNGKLIKTDKPVTDMGWEVYPLGLKNIILEIKGRYNNPIMYITENGISDKGDIQPYFIISHLINIHESIELGANVKGYMYWSILDNYEWPEGFSKRFGLIHVDYDTKVRTCKPAYFVYKDIIENKGINNYLLNYIKYPYNLE
- a CDS encoding LacI family DNA-binding transcriptional regulator encodes the protein MATLREISKKIGISIATISRVINGAENVSEETRKKVLKALQEYHYQPPQVARKKLHYLVGIIVPNLLGNHYNMISESIELELSKHGYDSFVTSTHLLLNKEIEILEQFFSRRVDGIIICTTKNDDKHIEKLIRSAIPVVAVDRNDSDINVDTVGIDNYHSAYIAMKYLYNKGHRDILFVSGEREVYSAKVREKAVIDFSKKYEVNLKILEGDFQFEGGYSSIKKYLEKNGKDFSAIFFINDQSALGGTRAIYEAGYSIPDDISIIGFDNDKYSKYLYPPLTTVHQPRKEMGENAAKLLVERIEGNGSKVKRKIILPTEIIERNSVKEVKK
- a CDS encoding ABC transporter ATP-binding protein, producing MSEIYMELKNITKEFGTDFFGKNKFKAVNNVSFNIKKGEILSLIGESGSGKTTVGKMILRLLKPTYGEILFLNKNIWDIDDTKEYYRNVQAIFQDPFSSFNTLFKVDRVFNMVFETFYPDEKNRKEKIEKVINQVGMNPTNILGKYPHQLSGGQLQRLLIARALLMNTKILVADELISMLDASTRIDVLNLLSDIREKTGMSIIFITHDLSLGYYLSDRSLIMYKGEIVEQGDTYDVYNNPIHPYTKMLLNSVPEIDKKWDPNEQFLPETVEYEIKKFYLKNKSYDDIYMEFEKNHIVKVR